The Algoriphagus halophilus genome window below encodes:
- a CDS encoding VOC family protein produces MSQFKPFHLAFPIRDIEETRAFYGDLLGCDIGRSTDKWIDFNFFGHQLSAHIKPEELALAKTNAVDGKNVPVRHFGAILPWDEWHALADKLKDHGIEFVIEPYIRFKGEVGEQATMFFLDPCGNALEFKSFQDETQIFAK; encoded by the coding sequence ATGAGCCAATTTAAACCCTTTCACCTGGCTTTCCCGATCAGGGATATTGAAGAAACCCGTGCATTTTATGGGGATTTGTTGGGATGCGATATTGGAAGAAGCACAGATAAATGGATCGATTTCAATTTTTTCGGTCACCAACTTTCTGCACATATCAAACCAGAAGAGCTAGCACTTGCCAAAACCAATGCAGTAGATGGAAAAAATGTGCCTGTTCGCCATTTTGGAGCGATTTTACCTTGGGATGAATGGCATGCTTTGGCAGATAAATTGAAGGACCATGGAATTGAATTTGTGATCGAACCCTATATCCGATTTAAGGGTGAAGTAGGGGAACAAGCTACCATGTTTTTCCTTGATCCTTGTGGCAATGCATTGGAATTCAAATCCTTTCAAGACGAAACTCAAATTTTCGCGAAATAA
- a CDS encoding patatin-like phospholipase family protein translates to MSDRKSVSLVLSSGGARGLAHVGVIEELEKRGYHIAEIAGCSAGALVGGMYAAGKLEEFKDWICHLDRIDVFSLMDFTFSSRGFIKGERVYNALKRVVKDCQIEDLSIPFSCNAVDYKTGEEIIFRNGSLYAAIRASGSIPSVFQPAKHPPYELIDGGVLNPVPVSLLKNPHESKVIVVGLNGPDTELVTPPKKDAEGHRFISLPHWVKEYRNKMKDYFPEQEKVVKSSSLSSINLMTRSFDLLQDRFCNLLIEKYPVDVNIRVARRQAGTLEFHRAAELIEIGRIKAIKALDHWENGNSGAE, encoded by the coding sequence ATGTCAGATAGGAAATCAGTGTCTTTGGTTTTGAGTAGCGGTGGTGCAAGGGGATTAGCGCATGTGGGTGTGATCGAAGAGTTGGAAAAAAGAGGGTACCATATTGCTGAAATTGCCGGTTGTTCCGCAGGTGCTTTGGTAGGAGGAATGTATGCTGCAGGAAAGCTGGAGGAGTTTAAAGATTGGATCTGCCATTTGGATCGAATTGATGTATTTTCCTTGATGGACTTTACCTTTTCCAGTCGTGGTTTTATCAAAGGTGAGAGAGTTTACAACGCCTTGAAAAGAGTGGTCAAGGATTGCCAGATCGAGGATTTATCCATTCCTTTTTCTTGCAATGCAGTGGATTACAAAACCGGGGAAGAAATAATTTTTAGAAACGGAAGCTTGTATGCGGCAATCCGAGCATCAGGAAGTATTCCTTCCGTCTTCCAGCCTGCAAAACATCCACCTTATGAATTAATTGATGGAGGGGTCTTGAATCCCGTGCCTGTTTCCCTGTTAAAAAATCCACATGAAAGTAAAGTAATTGTGGTGGGACTCAATGGTCCTGATACGGAATTGGTCACTCCGCCTAAGAAAGACGCAGAAGGACATCGGTTTATTTCCCTCCCGCATTGGGTGAAGGAATATAGAAACAAGATGAAAGACTATTTTCCGGAACAGGAGAAAGTAGTTAAGTCCAGTTCTTTGAGCTCTATCAATTTAATGACTCGCTCTTTTGATCTGTTGCAAGATCGCTTTTGCAACTTGTTGATTGAAAAATATCCTGTGGATGTTAATATTCGGGTTGCCAGAAGACAAGCAGGGACTTTGGAGTTTCATAGAGCAGCAGAATTAATTGAAATTGGGAGAATCAAAGCAATAAAAGCATTAGATCATTGGGAAAATGGAAATAGCGGAGCTGAATAA
- a CDS encoding class I SAM-dependent methyltransferase, protein MEIAELNKLLGNVDIYLLDQILKGRFSKEMKILDAGCGEGRNTVYFIREGYQIFGIDPNEIAIQYCRYQAKSLDPKYDVHRFLEGKLEDIPFHSSSFDAVICSAVLHFASGVDNFWEMIDEIYRILKPGGIFWFRMCTGFGGILSEQKPLSKGRYHLPDDSERFVLTLEDVDKLQDKGFQFLEQPKTVLVLDQREMGVFVMKKNETTDH, encoded by the coding sequence ATGGAAATAGCGGAGCTGAATAAACTACTTGGGAATGTGGATATCTATCTGTTGGATCAAATCCTGAAAGGTAGGTTTTCCAAAGAAATGAAAATTTTGGATGCAGGATGTGGAGAAGGGAGAAATACGGTTTATTTTATTCGGGAGGGCTATCAGATTTTTGGGATCGATCCCAATGAAATTGCTATTCAATATTGCAGATACCAGGCCAAAAGCCTAGATCCCAAATATGATGTCCATCGGTTTTTGGAAGGTAAGTTGGAGGACATTCCTTTTCACTCTTCCTCATTTGATGCAGTGATTTGTTCGGCAGTTTTACACTTTGCTTCAGGTGTGGATAACTTTTGGGAAATGATCGATGAAATTTATCGAATTTTAAAACCGGGAGGAATTTTTTGGTTTCGGATGTGTACTGGGTTTGGAGGGATTTTGTCCGAACAAAAGCCCTTAAGCAAAGGTAGGTACCATTTACCAGATGATTCAGAAAGATTTGTGCTTACTTTGGAAGATGTGGATAAGTTGCAAGACAAAGGCTTCCAGTTTTTAGAACAGCCCAAAACCGTGTTGGTCCTAGACCAACGTGAAATGGGAGTATTTGTGATGAAGAAAAACGAAACCACTGACCATTAA